A genomic segment from Gossypium hirsutum isolate 1008001.06 chromosome D04, Gossypium_hirsutum_v2.1, whole genome shotgun sequence encodes:
- the LOC107898107 gene encoding glutamate receptor 2.8 encodes MIWMNILVFSDPKGGGGGGGTKVGVKSESGGGMMENIAEAKKVVHVGVILDVNSPVGSVANACISMAISDFYGAHPNFRTRLSPHHRNSDDALAAAFTALELIDKEEVDAIIGPQTSKQARFVIDVGRKAQVPVISYSATSPSLSITQNPFFVRVALDDSTQAKVITAIVQAFEWHEVILIYEDTEYGSDLIPYLAYEFQQVDIRVSSRFSFSPNDSKLRILKKLNKVMAMQTRVIVVHMSSSFGSKLFFLAKDVAMISEGYVWIITDGLSRLLDPMGVKAFGSMQGVLGIRPYIPQSKGLKNFKRKWQSRIHSSSTKLNIFGYWAYDTIWALAKAVEMIPQESSSVNGENHHRNTSQFPVIKVSKRGKMILNGLLKTKFKGLSGDFSLVGGQLQSLTFEIINVIDNEEKVIGYWTLENGLTRKPDKAKMENQCPNMNLNHLYGQETRKTNPEDPYTKEFIITGFSHDVFEEALALLSFPVPRKLIPFPIGPNGGTYDELLSNVKNQTYDAAVGEITILANRSQHVDFTLPYLQSDVSMVVKSKDDERNNMWIFLKPLSWDLWLTTGVAFVCTGEKIINNLSKFVLIIWIFVVLILTQSYTASLASMLTVQRLEPTIIDIDELKMNGDFVGYETGSFVKDLLVKQLDFDESKLRDHGTAEEFDKALSKGSQNGGVGAIFGARHCVNLFLAKYCDKYMIVGPTYNTDGLGFAFPRGSPLVPVISRAILSVIENKSKMDAMEHKYFSHLKACQTTISSSSLGLYSFGGLFIITAVASVSSLIIYFTKFLQSHWTTIHTVHHDSSFWSKISELGKHFYDQSLYPLPATNSTLQSVEALHDVENEGVDTVVIVGNVSSSTL; translated from the exons ATGATATGGATGAATATACTTGTTTTCTCAGACCCCaagggaggaggaggaggaggaggaacaaA GGTAGGGGTGAAGTCGGAGAGTGGTGGTGGAATGATGGAAAACATTGCAGAAGCGAAGAAGGTGGTGCATGTTGGAGTAATCCTTGATGTGAATTCACCAGTTGGATCGGTGGCAAATGCATGTATTTCCATGGCAATCTCAGATTTCTATGGTGCTCATCCTAACTTCAGAACCAGATTGTCTCCACACCATAGGAACTCCGATGATGCTCTTGCTGCTGCTTTTACAg CTCTAGAGTTGATTGATAAGGAAGAAGTTGACGCCATCATCGGGCCCCAAACGTCAAAGCAAGCTAGATTTGTGATAGATGTCGGCCGAAAGGCCCAAGTTCCAGTTATTTCGTACTCAGCTACAAGTCCCTCGCTCTCTATAACCCAAAATCCTTTCTTTGTTCGAGTAGCCCTAGATGATAGCACACAAGCGAAAGTCATCACTGCCATCGTTCAGGCATTTGAATGGCACGAAGTTATCCTCATCTACGAAGACACTGAATATGGAAGTGATTTAATCCCTTACTTGGCATATGAATTTCAACAGGTTGACATACGAGTGAGTTCAAGGTTTTCCTTCTCCCCAAACGATAGTAAATTGCGGATCTTAAAAAAGCTCAACAAGGTAATGGCGATGCAGACAAGAGTGATTGTAGTGCACATGAGTTCTTCCTTTGGGTCTAAACTCTTTTTTCTTGCAAAAGATGTAGCCATGATTAGTGAAGGATATGTATGGATCATCACTGATGGATTATCTAGATTGTTGGATCCTATGGGAGTTAAGGCCTTTGGTTCAATGCAAGGTGTTTTGGGTATAAGGCCATACATACCGCAATCTAAGggccttaaaaattttaaaaggaaatgGCAAAGTAGGATTCATTCTAGTTCTACGAAACTAAACATTTTTGGGTATTGGGCATATGATACTATTTGGGCACTAGCTAAGGCTGTTGAAATGATTCCACAAGAGAGCTCTAGTGTTAATGGAGAAAATCATCACAGAAATACAAGTCAATTTCCTGTTATAAAAGTCTCAAAAAGAGGTAAAATGATCTTAAATGGGttattaaaaaccaaatttaaaggCCTTAGTGGAGATTTTAGTTTGGTTGGAGGACAATTGCAGTCTTTAACTTTTGAAATCATCAACGTGATAGATAACGAGGAAAAAGTTATTGGGTATTGGACCCTTGAGAATGGGTTGACTAGGAAACCAGACAAAGCTAAAATGGAAAATCAATGTCCAAATATGAACTTAAACCACCTATATGGCCAGGAAACACGAAAGACAAACCCAGAG GATCCTTACACCAAGGAGTTCATCATAACAGGGTTCTCTCATGATGTCTTCGAGGAGGCATTAGCGCTATTATCTTTTCCAGTTCCTCGCAAGCTTATTCCTTTCCCCATTGGTCCCAATGGAGGAACATATGATGAGCTTCTTTCCAATGTCAAAAATCAG ACATATGATGCTGCAGTGGGAGAAATAACAATTCTTGCAAATCGGTCTCAGCATGTTGATTTTACATTGCCTTACTTGCAATCAGATGTGTCAATGGTTGTGAAAAGCAAAGATGATGAGAGAAATAATATGTGGATATTCTTAAAGCCACTGAGTTGGGATCTTTGGTTAACGACTGGAGTAGCCTTCGTTTGTACAG GGGAGAAGATAATAAACAACTTGTCAAAATTTGTGCTGATTATATGGATATTTGTAGTACTCATCCTCACCCAAAGTTACACTGCAAGTTTGGCCTCGATGCTAACAGTGCAACGTTTGGAACCGACAATCATAGACATCGATGAGCTAAAAATGAATGGTGATTTTGTAGGATATGAAACTGGTTCCTTTGTGAAAGACCTTTTGGTGAAACAATTGGACTTCGATGAGTCTAAGTTGAGGGACCATGGTACTGCTGAGGAGTTTGACAAAGCATTATCAAAGGGAAGCCAAAATGGTGGTGTTGGTGCAATTTTTGGAGCACGACATTGCGTGAATCTTTTTCTTGCCAAGTATTGCGACAAATATATGATAGTAGGACCAACGTACAATACTGATGGACTTGGTTTC GCCTTTCCAAGAGGGTCACCTCTAGTCCCCGTTATTTCCCGGGCAATCTTGAGTGTGAttgaaaataagtcaaaaatggATGCCATGGAACACAAATATTTTTCGCACCTAAAAGCTTGTCAAACAACGATTTCATCCAGTAGTCTCGGCTTGTATAGCTTCGGGGGTCTCTTCATCATCACGGCAGTTGCTTCAGTGTCTTCTCTCATCATTTACTTCACTAAATTTTTGCAATCTCATTGGACTACAATCCACACAGTGCATCATGACAGTTCATTTTGGTCTAAAATTAGTGAACTGGGAAAGCATTTTTATGACCAATCTCTTTACCCTCTACCGGCAACCAATAGTACTTTACAAAGTGTTGAAGCTTTGCATGATGTCGAAAATGAAGGTGTTGATACTGTTGTTATTGTTGGCAATGTTAGTAGCTCTACTTTATGA